One window of the Saccopteryx bilineata isolate mSacBil1 chromosome 2, mSacBil1_pri_phased_curated, whole genome shotgun sequence genome contains the following:
- the TBX3 gene encoding T-box transcription factor TBX3 isoform X1: MSLSMRDPVIPGTSMAYHPFLPHRAPDFAMSAVLGHQPPFFPALTLPPNGAAALSLPGALAKPIMDQLVGAAETGIPFSSLGPQAHLRPLKTMEPEEEVEDDPKVHLEAKELWDQFHKRGTEMVITKSGRRMFPPFKVRCSGLDKKAKYILLMDIIAADDCRYKFHNSRWMVAGKADPEMPKRMYIHPDSPATGEQWMSKVVTFHKLKLTNNISDKHGFTLAFPSDHATWQGNYSFGTQTILNSMHKYQPRFHIVRANDILKLPYSTFRTYLFPETEFIAVTAYQNDKITQLKIDNNPFAKGFRDTGNGRREKRKQLTLQSMRVFDDRHKKDNGTSDESSSEQAAFSCFAQSSSPAVSTVGTSNLKDLCHSEGESDAEAESKEEHGPEACDASKISTTTSEEPSRDKGSPAVKAHLFSAEPGGRPRDSGRLDKASPDSRHSPATISSSTRGLGAEERRSPGRESAATSKAEEARALPAKEAFAPLTVQTDAATAHLGQGPLPGLGFAPGLAGQQFFNGHPLFLHPSQFAMGGAFSSMAAGMGPLLATVSGASTGVSGLDSTVMASAAAAQGLSGASAATLPFHLQQHVLASQGLAMSPFGSLFPYPYTYMAAAAAASSAAASSSVHRHPFLNLNTMRPRLRYSPYSIPVPVPDSSSLLTTALPSMAAAAGPLDAKAAALAASPASVAVDSGSELNSRSSTLSSSSVSLSPKLCPEKEAATSELQSIQRLVSGLEAKPDRSRSASP; the protein is encoded by the exons ATGAGCCTCTCCATGAGAGATCCGGTCATTCCTGGGACAAGCATGGCCTACCATCCGTTCCTACCTCACCGGGCGCCGGACTTCGCCATGAGCGCGGTGCTGGGTCACCAGCCGCCTTTCTTCCCCGCGCTGACTCTGCCTCCCAACGGCGCAGCGGCGCTCTCGCTGCCGGGCGCCCTGGCCAAGCCGATCATGGATCAATTGGTGGGGGCGGCCGAGACCGGCATCCCTTTCTCATCCCTGGGGCCCCAGGCGCATCTGAGGCCTCTGAAGACCATGGAGCCTGAAGAAGAGGTGGAGGATGACCCCAAGGTGCACCTCGAGGCCAAAGAACTTTGGGATCAGTTCCACAAACGGGGCACCGAGATGGTCATTACCAAGTCAGGAAG GCGCATGTTCCCCCCATTTAAAGTAAGGTGTTCTGGGCTGGATAAAAAAGCCAAATATATTTTGTTGATGGACATTATAGCTGCCGATGACTGTCGATATAAATTTCACAATTCTCGATGGATGGTGGCGGGTAAGGCTGATCCTGAAATGCCAAAGAGAATGTATATTCACCCGGACAGCCCGGCTACCGGGGAACAGTGGATGTCCAAAGTTGTCACTTTCCACAAACTGAAACTCACCAACAACATTTCGGACAAACATGGATTT aCTTTGGCCTTCCCAAGTGATCACGCAACGTGGCAGGGGAATTATAGTTTTGGTACTCAG ACTATACTGAACTCCATGCATAAATACCAGCCCCGATTTCATATCGTGAGAGCCAATGACATCCTGAAACTTCCCTATAGTACATTTCGGACATACTTGTTCCCCGAAACCGAATTCATCGCTGTGACAGCATACCAGAATGATAAG ATAACTCAGTTAAAAATAGACAACAACCCTTTTGCAAAAGGATTCCGGGACACTGGCAACGGCAGGAGAGAAAAAAG GAAACAGCTCACCCTACAGTCCATGAGGGTGTTCGATGACAGACACAAAAAGGACAATGGCACCTCTGATGAGTCCTCCAGCGAACAGGCAGCCTTCAGCTGCTTCGCTCAGTCCTCCTCCCCAGCTGTCTCCACAGTCGGGACATCTAACCTCAAAG ATCTGTGTCATAGCGAGGGTGAGAGCGACGCCGAGGCCGAGAGCAAGGAGGAGCACGGCCCGGAGGCCTGCGATGCGTCCAAGATCTCCACCACCACGTCGGAGGAGCCGAGCCGCGACAAGGGCAGCCCCGCGGTGAAAGCGCACCTCTTCTCAGCCGAGCCCGGCGGCCGGCCCCGGGACAGCGGGCGGCTGGACAAGGCATCGCCCGACTCGCGCCACAGCCCAGCCACCATCTCATCCAGCACCCGGGGCCTGGGCGCGGAGGAACGCCGGAGCCCGGGCCGCGAGAGCGCGGCCACGTCCAAGGCCGAAGAAGCGCGCGCGCTGCCGGCCAAGGAGGCCTTCGCGCCGCTCACGGTGCAGACGGACGCGGCCACCGCGCACCTGGGCCAGGGTCCCCTGCCCGGCCTCGGCTTCGCCCCCGGCCTGGCTGGCCAGCAGTTCTTCAACGGGCACCCGCTCTTCCTGCACCCCAGCCAGTTCGCTATGGGAGGTGCCTTCTCCAGCATGGCAGCCGGCATGGGGCCCCTGCTCGCCACTGTGTCGGGGGCCTCCACCGGTGTCTCAGGCCTGGATTCCACGGTCATGGCCTCCGCTGCTGCGGCGCAGGGACTGTCGGGGGCGTCCGCGGCCACTCTACCCTTCCACCTCCAGCAGCACGTCCTGGCCTCTCAG gGCCTGGCCATGTCGCCTTTCGGAAGCCTGTTCCCTTACCCCTACACGTACATGGCCGCCGCGGCGGCCGCCTCCTCTGCAGCGGCCTCCAGCTCGGTGCACCGCCACCCGTTCCTCAACCTGAACACCATGCGCCCGCGCCTGCGCTACAGCCCCTACTCCATCCCCGTGCCGGTCCCCGACAGCAGCAGCCTGCTCACCACCGCCCTGCCGTCTATGGCGGCGGCCGCCGGGCCCCTGGACGCCAAAGCCGCCGCCCTGGCCGCCAGCCCGGCCTCGGTGGCCGTGGACTCGGGCTCCGAACTCAACAGCCGctcctccaccctctcctccAGCTCCGTGTCCTTGTCGCCCAAACTCTGCCCGGAAAAAGAGGCGGCCACCAGCGAACTGCAGAGCATCCAGCGGTTGGTCAGTGGCTTAGAGGCCAAACCCGACAGGTCCCGCAGCGCGTCCCCATAA
- the TBX3 gene encoding T-box transcription factor TBX3 isoform X2 — MSLSMRDPVIPGTSMAYHPFLPHRAPDFAMSAVLGHQPPFFPALTLPPNGAAALSLPGALAKPIMDQLVGAAETGIPFSSLGPQAHLRPLKTMEPEEEVEDDPKVHLEAKELWDQFHKRGTEMVITKSGRRMFPPFKVRCSGLDKKAKYILLMDIIAADDCRYKFHNSRWMVAGKADPEMPKRMYIHPDSPATGEQWMSKVVTFHKLKLTNNISDKHGFTILNSMHKYQPRFHIVRANDILKLPYSTFRTYLFPETEFIAVTAYQNDKITQLKIDNNPFAKGFRDTGNGRREKRKQLTLQSMRVFDDRHKKDNGTSDESSSEQAAFSCFAQSSSPAVSTVGTSNLKDLCHSEGESDAEAESKEEHGPEACDASKISTTTSEEPSRDKGSPAVKAHLFSAEPGGRPRDSGRLDKASPDSRHSPATISSSTRGLGAEERRSPGRESAATSKAEEARALPAKEAFAPLTVQTDAATAHLGQGPLPGLGFAPGLAGQQFFNGHPLFLHPSQFAMGGAFSSMAAGMGPLLATVSGASTGVSGLDSTVMASAAAAQGLSGASAATLPFHLQQHVLASQGLAMSPFGSLFPYPYTYMAAAAAASSAAASSSVHRHPFLNLNTMRPRLRYSPYSIPVPVPDSSSLLTTALPSMAAAAGPLDAKAAALAASPASVAVDSGSELNSRSSTLSSSSVSLSPKLCPEKEAATSELQSIQRLVSGLEAKPDRSRSASP; from the exons ATGAGCCTCTCCATGAGAGATCCGGTCATTCCTGGGACAAGCATGGCCTACCATCCGTTCCTACCTCACCGGGCGCCGGACTTCGCCATGAGCGCGGTGCTGGGTCACCAGCCGCCTTTCTTCCCCGCGCTGACTCTGCCTCCCAACGGCGCAGCGGCGCTCTCGCTGCCGGGCGCCCTGGCCAAGCCGATCATGGATCAATTGGTGGGGGCGGCCGAGACCGGCATCCCTTTCTCATCCCTGGGGCCCCAGGCGCATCTGAGGCCTCTGAAGACCATGGAGCCTGAAGAAGAGGTGGAGGATGACCCCAAGGTGCACCTCGAGGCCAAAGAACTTTGGGATCAGTTCCACAAACGGGGCACCGAGATGGTCATTACCAAGTCAGGAAG GCGCATGTTCCCCCCATTTAAAGTAAGGTGTTCTGGGCTGGATAAAAAAGCCAAATATATTTTGTTGATGGACATTATAGCTGCCGATGACTGTCGATATAAATTTCACAATTCTCGATGGATGGTGGCGGGTAAGGCTGATCCTGAAATGCCAAAGAGAATGTATATTCACCCGGACAGCCCGGCTACCGGGGAACAGTGGATGTCCAAAGTTGTCACTTTCCACAAACTGAAACTCACCAACAACATTTCGGACAAACATGGATTT ACTATACTGAACTCCATGCATAAATACCAGCCCCGATTTCATATCGTGAGAGCCAATGACATCCTGAAACTTCCCTATAGTACATTTCGGACATACTTGTTCCCCGAAACCGAATTCATCGCTGTGACAGCATACCAGAATGATAAG ATAACTCAGTTAAAAATAGACAACAACCCTTTTGCAAAAGGATTCCGGGACACTGGCAACGGCAGGAGAGAAAAAAG GAAACAGCTCACCCTACAGTCCATGAGGGTGTTCGATGACAGACACAAAAAGGACAATGGCACCTCTGATGAGTCCTCCAGCGAACAGGCAGCCTTCAGCTGCTTCGCTCAGTCCTCCTCCCCAGCTGTCTCCACAGTCGGGACATCTAACCTCAAAG ATCTGTGTCATAGCGAGGGTGAGAGCGACGCCGAGGCCGAGAGCAAGGAGGAGCACGGCCCGGAGGCCTGCGATGCGTCCAAGATCTCCACCACCACGTCGGAGGAGCCGAGCCGCGACAAGGGCAGCCCCGCGGTGAAAGCGCACCTCTTCTCAGCCGAGCCCGGCGGCCGGCCCCGGGACAGCGGGCGGCTGGACAAGGCATCGCCCGACTCGCGCCACAGCCCAGCCACCATCTCATCCAGCACCCGGGGCCTGGGCGCGGAGGAACGCCGGAGCCCGGGCCGCGAGAGCGCGGCCACGTCCAAGGCCGAAGAAGCGCGCGCGCTGCCGGCCAAGGAGGCCTTCGCGCCGCTCACGGTGCAGACGGACGCGGCCACCGCGCACCTGGGCCAGGGTCCCCTGCCCGGCCTCGGCTTCGCCCCCGGCCTGGCTGGCCAGCAGTTCTTCAACGGGCACCCGCTCTTCCTGCACCCCAGCCAGTTCGCTATGGGAGGTGCCTTCTCCAGCATGGCAGCCGGCATGGGGCCCCTGCTCGCCACTGTGTCGGGGGCCTCCACCGGTGTCTCAGGCCTGGATTCCACGGTCATGGCCTCCGCTGCTGCGGCGCAGGGACTGTCGGGGGCGTCCGCGGCCACTCTACCCTTCCACCTCCAGCAGCACGTCCTGGCCTCTCAG gGCCTGGCCATGTCGCCTTTCGGAAGCCTGTTCCCTTACCCCTACACGTACATGGCCGCCGCGGCGGCCGCCTCCTCTGCAGCGGCCTCCAGCTCGGTGCACCGCCACCCGTTCCTCAACCTGAACACCATGCGCCCGCGCCTGCGCTACAGCCCCTACTCCATCCCCGTGCCGGTCCCCGACAGCAGCAGCCTGCTCACCACCGCCCTGCCGTCTATGGCGGCGGCCGCCGGGCCCCTGGACGCCAAAGCCGCCGCCCTGGCCGCCAGCCCGGCCTCGGTGGCCGTGGACTCGGGCTCCGAACTCAACAGCCGctcctccaccctctcctccAGCTCCGTGTCCTTGTCGCCCAAACTCTGCCCGGAAAAAGAGGCGGCCACCAGCGAACTGCAGAGCATCCAGCGGTTGGTCAGTGGCTTAGAGGCCAAACCCGACAGGTCCCGCAGCGCGTCCCCATAA